The DNA region GCGTCCACGCAAATCTTGATCTCGGGCCCGAGCGCCTCGCGCATCCGCCTGACGAGATCCACGTCGCGTTTCGGATCGACGCCTCCCTTGAGCTTGATCGTCTTCACGCCCTCGGCCTTCACCTGAAGGGCTTCCTCGATCGCGGTTTCAGTCTCCATGAGGCCCAGGCTGTGGGCGATCGGGACCCGATCCCTGAAGCAGCCTCCGAGCAGCTGGTAGGCCGGGACGTTCAGCGCCTTTCCCACGACGTCGTACACCGCCATATCGACGGCGGCCTTGGCGTATGGATAGCCCTTCACGGCCGCGTCCATCGCGCGGTGAACCGTTTCGATCCGGCGCGGGTCCCGATCCTTCAGTGCCGGCGCCAGGATGTCGCCGATCACGTGCACGGTGGTTTGCGGGGTTTCGCCGAAGTAGCGGCCGTGGTCCCCGCCCCAGTCCTTCAGCACCGGGGCCTCCCCGAGACCGATCAGTCCCTCGTCGGTATGGAGCTTGACGATCACGTAAACCCCGATCGGCGTGGTCAGGCTCGCCCAGCGATGGGCGCGCCGCGTCGGCAGGCGGATCGGGATCGTCTCGATGGCGGTGATCTTCACCCCGGCCTCCGGCTCAGCCGACCTGCATCAGTGTGTCGGTCGGCGTGTAGTCCGAAAGCAGCTCGCATCCGTCGGCGGTCACGCGGATCATGTCCTTGTTCTGCAATCCCATCCGCCCGGGAATGTAGACCAGCGGCTCGATCGCGGCCACCATGCCTTCGGCCAGGATCTCGTCCCCGTAACGCCCCATGTACGGCTCCTCGTGGAGGAACAATCCGATGCCGTGACCGACGAAGCTGATCGGCTCGAAGCCAAGGGAGCTGAACTTTTCCAGAAACTTCCGGTAGACCGCCTTGCACGGCGCCCCGGGGCGGATCTCGTCCATCACCAGGCGCTTGCACTCGATCAGGTTCGTCCATATTCTCCGCTGCTCGTCCGTCGGCTCGCCAACCACCGCGGTGCGACAGACGCCGGCAAGGTAACCGTTCTTCTGACCGAAGATCTCCATCCGTATCAGATCCCCCCGGCGGAGCCTTCGCTCCGTCGGCCCGACGTTGGGAAACTGGCTCCGCTCTCCCGACGCGATGATCATGAGCTTGTAGCTCTCCGCGCCCCCTGCGAAGAGCTCGCCCAGCAGACAGCCGGCGAGGTCCAGCTCGCTCATGCCCTCCCTGGCCTGCCGCAG from Candidatus Zixiibacteriota bacterium includes:
- a CDS encoding enolase C-terminal domain-like protein; the protein is MKITAIETIPIRLPTRRAHRWASLTTPIGVYVIVKLHTDEGLIGLGEAPVLKDWGGDHGRYFGETPQTTVHVIGDILAPALKDRDPRRIETVHRAMDAAVKGYPYAKAAVDMAVYDVVGKALNVPAYQLLGGCFRDRVPIAHSLGLMETETAIEEALQVKAEGVKTIKLKGGVDPKRDVDLVRRMREALGPEIKICVDANQGYATPKLAVGVIAAMEEWDLFYMEQPVEGVDAMAEVARRVKTPIMADESAWTPEDVVEIGNKRAADLISIYTTKPGGLFKAKKVAAIAEALALPCNVNGSVETGVGNAANLHLAASTGVVELGCVLPVSAPREKKRDGLAGRYYEDDIVVEPFPFDAGDILIWHRPGLGVELDEDKLRHYRLA
- a CDS encoding Xaa-Pro peptidase family protein, which encodes MDREIVSRLRERIAREGLDAIVAVSPENVTYLTGFVVPSQSLMRWRHAMCLVTVDGRLSMIVIDMEATTVRAHAGIEDLRVYREFTEDPMAKLAEAVRDLKLDRGRIAIEMEYLPAGDFATLTRLAPAASWVAADAIFHKLRQIKTPREQALLRDLSKLTDRAICEALRQAREGMSELDLAGCLLGELFAGGAESYKLMIIASGERSQFPNVGPTERRLRRGDLIRMEIFGQKNGYLAGVCRTAVVGEPTDEQRRIWTNLIECKRLVMDEIRPGAPCKAVYRKFLEKFSSLGFEPISFVGHGIGLFLHEEPYMGRYGDEILAEGMVAAIEPLVYIPGRMGLQNKDMIRVTADGCELLSDYTPTDTLMQVG